The DNA window GCATAACCtccatttatatattcacTTGTTAAATAAGTGACTCTGTCAGGTACACCACGATTGATCTGATAGTTGTAAGATCTCCAAGGATAGTTATAATACGTGATATCAAAACCTTCCCTAAGCACTAGAGAAGGGTTCAAACTGACCGGGTCACAGCCGGGTAAGTACCCGCTGTTGGTGCTTTGGGCGAACACCGCGGTGACAACAGTCCACAGTAAGAGCAAAAGCGAGTTCATAACGATAGGAGAAAAGCTGTCAATGGTGCTTTCAAACTGAGTGCTCTTTGTCTGGTTAATTAATCACATAGCTAAAATACCTAATTGATgtattttgtttatatatacagaatAAAGTTTACCGGTTAGACATTGCCTAATGTTAGCTCGAGGCGGACCACGCACTCTGTATTGCTGTGTGGTTCAAAGCAAATATGGTGATCCATTTTATGTCTAGCGTACATAGAACTCTAACGGACACTTTTCCCTAATCAGGATGAGTCGTCGTTCCATTCTGCAGTTCAGTTTCTTACTTCAGCCAGACGCAAAGTATATGTAGGCTCATGCATGCGCATGCATGCACATGCAAGATGGTTGCTCCCCAAGTGCCTTGATTACTCAAGCATCGGCTTATATAATCACATTGGGCGCCGTTCCCGTGCCTATATTGGTGATCTCATACGGCGCGTTGATTATCTAGTGCACAGAAAAACTATGTACGGAAGTTTCTAGCGCTGATTCAGAACATTCATCCACTCCGGCTTTTTCTCTGCGTCTCGAGAATTTTACtttcttgatattgttgaagttATTTTTGTCCGTGAATTGCAGCAGGTGCGTGCTATCGCAGGGCACTGAGCGGAAAAGCAAGTAGCCGCCGTTGCCTCAACGCCCTACGGGATGATCTTTGTGTGCCTTCTATGCAGGCACACAAAGATCAAGTGACTGGAAATCCAGCTTTCTGGCACGATCAATGTGCAAATACATGGATGTTAGATAAACTATACAGTAAGTAACACTTAACAATTCGCTGATAACTTCACACCGCATACCATTTCTTTGCCCGCGGCTTAACCGCCACCTCCCTGCTGCCTGTGCCTTGCGTGTTTAAATTGCCTCTCCCATGCTCCCTTTCCCGGTTTAATTGAGACAAAATCGGTCGTCACGTGAGCTACGATCTCCACCAAGCCCCTCTGATTTTCTCTAAAAGCGCCTGCCCTCTCATTACACATATGGCTTATCTTTACCGCTTCATCGAAACCGTTTCAATATCCCGCTCTCTCCAAAGTTCCGTTTTTCATCACCGTCCCCGCGTGCTTTTCCCCttttccaataataactACGACGCACCCACACAATAAAACCTCGCACATATACATCCAAAGAAAGCCTcactaataataaacctGCTCTTCTTCCTGAATCAACACTCATCATAACACTTCCCCCATGAACGCCCCTACCCCACCGCCCACTGCCTACTACCCCCGCCTGTTTTGACCCAACCCTGCCGCTGACGCCGCGCTGTCGCTCCCTTTTAGGCACTGGCCGAGGAGGCACTGATGACCTTCCTCCACCCAACATCATGTGATCGGCCCAACATCCAAACCACGTGCCACCCACCGACGCACACTAACACTTGTATACGAACTCCGCCTCCGCAACCCACAAACTTCAACTCCCCGCCCATCCCCCGGCCCCCTTTGCTCTCTAACCTTCAAATCTTCCCGTCAGCCGTTACCCTACTTTACCTGCTGTCAATTCCCAATCACGAAAAAAGTAACGTTTGCCACAAGAAAAACCTCTGGCGGAAGTCTCAAGATTCCAGGAATTCTACTCTCTAACTGCaccaaaatatatacaagaATAGACTTAGTTGGTATACGAGAAGGACAACTAAAGCAAAGTTAAtttaaacatatatatctgtgttTGTGtcttttttgtatatatgtgtgtgaTCCAATAAAGAACAAAGAGCAGCCTAGGTTTATACATTCAACTATTTGGCCGTATTATTCTGTTCTATTTCCAAGTCTGCTTTTTTTTCTATATTCTCCCCCGAAATACAAGCAAAAGAGcacaaaaaattttgattctGGAGAGTTTTGAATCAACAGACACAACAAAGAAGGCGTTTATTAAAGCATAATTTTTATCTGAAGAGGTAGTAAGAACACTCAAAGTATGGATTTAAGAGTTGGCAGGAAGTTTCGTATTGGTAGGAAGATTGGGTCAGGGTCTTTTGGTGATATTTACCATGGGACGAACTTGATTAGTGGAGAGGAGGTAGCTATTAAGTTGGAGCCTATAAGGACGAAGCATCCTCAGTTGGATTATGAGTCGAGGGTGTACAAGTATCTCAGTGGGGGTATTGGTATTCCGTTTATTAGGTGGTTTGGAAGGGAGGGAGATTACAATGCTATGGTTATAGATTTGTTGGGACCATCGTTGGAAGACTTGTTTAATTATTGTCATCGAAAGTTTTCCTTAAGGACAGTGATAATGTTGGCGCTGCAGATGATTTGTCGTATTCAGTATATTCATGGAAGATCTTTTATTCATAGAGACATAAAGCCGGACAATTTTTTGATGGGTGTTGGTAGGCGTGGGTCTACAGTGCATGTAATTGATTTTGGGCTATCGAAGAAATTCAGAGATTTCCGGACTCACAATCATATTCCGTATCGTGAAAACAAGAACTTAACGGGGACAGCCCGTTACGCGAGCGTTAACACCCATCTAGGTATTGAACAGAGTAGGCGTGACGATTTGGAGAGCTTGGGATACGtgttaatttatttttgcaAGGGGTCTCTACCATGGCAAGGTCTAAGAGCCACGACAAAGAGACAAAAATATGATCGTATtatggagaagaagttaTGCATCAGTGTGGAACAGTTGTGTGCAGGTTTGCCTATTGAGTTTGTTGAGTATATGCGTTATTGCAGGAACCTAAGGTTTGATGAAAGGCCTGATTATATGTATGTGGCACGTCTATTTAAAGACTTGGCAATTAAGCTTGAGTACCACAATGACCATTTATTTGATTGGACTATGCTACGCTATACAAAGGCTATGATTGACAAGCAGTCGCAGTCGTCCGACgcacagcaacaacaacaacaacaacagtcCGTTCAAGAAGCTGCTAATGGTGAGTCTGACACTGACTCTAAAAACGCCTCCTTTATGAAGGTGAAGAAGTTGGCAATGAT is part of the Eremothecium cymbalariae DBVPG#7215 chromosome 2, complete sequence genome and encodes:
- the HRR25 gene encoding serine/threonine protein kinase HRR25 (similar to Ashbya gossypii AFL091W) yields the protein MDLRVGRKFRIGRKIGSGSFGDIYHGTNLISGEEVAIKLEPIRTKHPQLDYESRVYKYLSGGIGIPFIRWFGREGDYNAMVIDLLGPSLEDLFNYCHRKFSLRTVIMLALQMICRIQYIHGRSFIHRDIKPDNFLMGVGRRGSTVHVIDFGLSKKFRDFRTHNHIPYRENKNLTGTARYASVNTHLGIEQSRRDDLESLGYVLIYFCKGSLPWQGLRATTKRQKYDRIMEKKLCISVEQLCAGLPIEFVEYMRYCRNLRFDERPDYMYVARLFKDLAIKLEYHNDHLFDWTMLRYTKAMIDKQSQSSDAQQQQQQQQSVQEAANGESDTDSKNASFMKVKKLAMMKFPSHFHYWKPNDTHHPNPEEIKHQTVQNTQIVSTIPDEVLSEIDKNMEALKQEAEQGRVRPGNSQSQQPNGTPVTLLEQQKAQVQGQQEQQLQQQQQQLNQQGQTQMPLQTQVQSPQTHPALKPDGNAGGTGIWL